From the genome of Geobacter sp. SVR, one region includes:
- a CDS encoding N-acetyltransferase, which translates to MIRKGQISDVKEIQKLLITYASRGDMLSRSLSEIYESLRDFYVFEQDGVLLGTAALHIVWEDLAEVRSVAVAEDAGRRGIGSQLVQACIAEAREIGLKRIFCLTYKPEFFGKHGFRLVDKSELPHKVWGDCIKCVKFPDCDENAMILDL; encoded by the coding sequence ATGATCCGCAAGGGCCAAATCAGCGACGTTAAAGAGATCCAGAAACTGCTGATCACCTATGCCAGCCGGGGGGATATGCTCTCCCGATCGCTGTCCGAGATATACGAATCGCTGCGGGATTTTTACGTATTCGAACAGGATGGAGTGCTGCTGGGAACTGCTGCGCTGCACATCGTCTGGGAGGATCTGGCCGAAGTCCGTTCGGTCGCCGTGGCCGAGGACGCAGGACGCAGAGGTATTGGCAGTCAACTGGTGCAGGCCTGCATCGCCGAGGCCCGCGAGATCGGGCTCAAACGCATCTTCTGCCTGACATACAAACCGGAATTCTTCGGCAAGCACGGCTTCCGTCTGGTCGACAAATCCGAGCTGCCTCACAAGGTGTGGGGAGACTGTATCAAATGCGTCAAATTCCCCGATTGCGACGAGAATGCCATGATTCTCGACCTGTAA
- a CDS encoding outer membrane protein assembly factor BamD, whose product MKNTVKTAMVSMIVVALLQGCAAHRIASTPDEMFKEGERLFQKGDYEEAIAQWKKVKETFQSPELTTRAELSIADAYFVHKDYIEAAAAYEDFRKLHPRHERAGYALYRQAMSHYHQIHGIDTDQTPVKNAIGLFESYMKLYPGGEFRGDAEAKYGECRDKQLQYELYVGKFYMNDEKYPAAIARFEQALKVFGDLPRRDEVLLWLGKGYIKADQKPKGKEALDQLLKDFPNSAHAADAKELINKYLR is encoded by the coding sequence ATGAAAAACACTGTCAAAACAGCAATGGTTTCCATGATTGTCGTTGCCCTGCTGCAGGGCTGCGCTGCTCACCGGATCGCCAGTACCCCTGATGAGATGTTCAAGGAGGGCGAGCGACTCTTCCAGAAGGGGGATTACGAGGAAGCCATCGCCCAATGGAAGAAGGTCAAGGAGACTTTCCAGTCGCCCGAGCTGACGACCAGGGCCGAATTGAGCATTGCCGATGCCTACTTTGTGCATAAGGATTACATCGAGGCTGCCGCGGCCTACGAAGATTTCCGCAAACTTCATCCTCGGCACGAGCGGGCCGGCTACGCGCTTTACCGCCAAGCCATGAGTCATTATCACCAGATTCACGGCATCGATACCGACCAGACGCCGGTCAAGAATGCCATCGGCCTCTTCGAGTCCTATATGAAGCTGTATCCCGGGGGTGAGTTCAGGGGCGATGCGGAAGCCAAATACGGCGAATGCCGGGACAAACAACTGCAGTATGAGCTCTACGTGGGCAAGTTCTATATGAACGACGAAAAGTATCCGGCCGCTATCGCCCGTTTCGAGCAGGCGCTCAAGGTGTTCGGGGATCTTCCGCGCCGTGACGAGGTGCTGCTGTGGCTCGGTAAAGGCTATATCAAAGCGGACCAGAAGCCGAAAGGGAAGGAAGCCCTGGACCAGCTGCTCAAGGATTTTCCGAACAGCGCGCATGCCGCTGATGCCAAGGAACTGATCAACAAGTACCTCCGGTGA
- a CDS encoding Rrf2 family transcriptional regulator — MRLSTKSRYGLRALFDIAYNSGGAPAQIQDISRRQQISPRYLEQIFQTLKRAGILRSKRGPQGGYCLARKPDEITVLEILNATEQDVLLVNCGGTPLRKPRRQTECPFEGNCVTQTVWEEASTLINNLFAGMTLQTLCERGQAMGIERELTAG, encoded by the coding sequence ATGCGACTTTCCACCAAGAGCCGTTACGGCCTGCGGGCTTTGTTCGATATCGCTTACAACTCCGGGGGAGCGCCTGCGCAGATTCAGGATATTTCGCGCCGCCAGCAGATTTCTCCCCGGTACCTGGAGCAGATTTTCCAGACCCTGAAGAGGGCCGGCATTCTCCGGAGCAAGCGCGGTCCCCAGGGGGGATACTGCCTTGCCAGGAAACCGGATGAAATCACCGTGCTGGAGATACTGAACGCTACCGAACAGGATGTGCTGTTGGTCAACTGCGGGGGAACACCCCTCAGGAAGCCGAGGCGGCAGACAGAATGCCCTTTTGAGGGAAACTGCGTGACCCAGACGGTGTGGGAAGAGGCCAGTACCCTGATCAACAACCTGTTTGCTGGTATGACGCTCCAGACCCTGTGTGAGCGTGGTCAGGCGATGGGGATCGAGAGAGAGCTGACGGCCGGCTGA
- a CDS encoding C40 family peptidase — MTHTRYILLLCLMVLAFPPLALASKTHVTRKSESLHSIARKYHVSIDELKSVNNLAGTRVPAGTRLIIPSHAAAQGRKDKVTEREQSYKVLKGDTLPGIAKKTGVKMADLRRLNGIKRNKVKVGQVLALSEEAPAAKENPRPSVAANRLQLVNRDLLNEQEFNTTLAELTDLDADVPVDLAKKLEESTTSAGINKLKKTAYTFLGARYRFGGNSRAALDCSSFTQQVFRELAVSLPRTAREQFSVGSEVQRGDLRKGDLVFFQTYARFPSHVGIYLGDRKMIHASSRDHRVVISSMDTPYYLSRYLGARRIGKAESGFNFNELLLGVEEERDDDVLANDTLGVSLNLSD, encoded by the coding sequence ATGACGCATACGAGATATATTCTACTGCTATGCCTCATGGTTCTTGCCTTCCCCCCCCTGGCCCTGGCCTCCAAGACACATGTCACCCGCAAGAGCGAATCCCTCCACTCCATAGCCCGCAAATATCATGTTTCCATCGATGAACTCAAATCGGTCAACAATCTTGCCGGTACCAGAGTTCCCGCGGGTACGCGCCTGATCATTCCCTCCCACGCCGCCGCTCAAGGTCGCAAAGATAAAGTGACTGAAAGGGAGCAGAGCTACAAGGTCCTCAAAGGTGACACGCTTCCCGGAATCGCCAAAAAAACCGGCGTAAAGATGGCCGACCTGCGCCGTCTCAACGGAATCAAGAGAAACAAAGTGAAGGTTGGCCAAGTGCTGGCATTGAGCGAGGAGGCACCGGCCGCCAAGGAAAATCCCCGCCCGAGTGTAGCTGCCAATCGACTCCAACTGGTCAACCGTGACCTGCTCAACGAGCAGGAGTTCAACACTACCTTGGCAGAATTGACTGATCTCGACGCTGACGTGCCGGTCGATTTGGCAAAGAAGCTGGAAGAGAGCACTACCTCTGCCGGTATCAACAAGCTCAAGAAAACCGCCTATACCTTTCTGGGGGCTCGTTACCGCTTTGGCGGAAACAGCCGCGCCGCCCTTGACTGTTCCAGCTTCACCCAGCAGGTGTTCCGGGAACTGGCGGTATCGCTTCCCCGCACTGCTCGCGAACAATTCTCCGTCGGCAGTGAAGTGCAGCGCGGCGACCTGCGGAAAGGTGATCTGGTTTTCTTTCAGACCTATGCCCGTTTCCCGTCGCATGTGGGCATCTATCTCGGCGACCGCAAGATGATCCATGCATCCTCGCGTGACCACCGCGTTGTCATCTCGTCGATGGATACCCCCTACTACCTTTCCCGATATCTGGGAGCCCGACGCATCGGCAAGGCGGAATCCGGTTTCAATTTCAACGAGTTGCTGCTGGGGGTCGAGGAAGAGCGTGACGATGACGTGCTTGCCAACGACACCCTCGGCGTCTCCCTGAACCTGAGCGACTGA
- the hemH gene encoding ferrochelatase: MNKTAVLLLQMGGPDSLDLIEPFLYSLFSDRDIIRIGPGFLQPLIARFISRKRTRKVSEYYKQIGNGSPIRKLTEQQALELEKTLGEGYRCFVAMRYSKPDTREALAAIRREGISRVIVLSLYPHFSRATTGSSLNELERELRTSGKGMELSYVRQFYDHPLYISALVEKIEQGLAGFGDRSGVQLVFSAHGLPQSFIDSGDPYLDHIQATVRLAMERFGDVSHHLAFQSRAGPVKWLEPSTEETMAKLAGEGCTKLLMVPLSFVSDHIETLYEIDIQYREEAAALGITDFRRSESLNSSPAFIACLAELVRSAR; encoded by the coding sequence ATGAACAAGACTGCCGTACTGCTGCTTCAAATGGGGGGACCTGATTCGCTGGATTTGATCGAGCCCTTTCTGTACAGCCTCTTTTCCGACCGGGACATCATCCGCATTGGTCCCGGTTTTCTGCAGCCGCTGATTGCCCGTTTCATCTCCCGCAAACGTACCAGGAAGGTTTCAGAGTATTACAAGCAGATCGGCAATGGCTCCCCGATCCGCAAGCTGACCGAACAGCAGGCGCTGGAGCTGGAAAAGACGTTGGGGGAGGGGTATCGCTGCTTCGTGGCCATGCGCTACAGCAAACCGGATACGCGGGAGGCCCTGGCCGCCATCCGACGCGAAGGGATCAGCCGCGTCATCGTCTTATCGCTCTATCCGCACTTTTCGCGAGCCACCACCGGTTCCAGCCTGAACGAACTGGAACGGGAGCTGCGAACTTCCGGCAAGGGCATGGAGTTGAGCTATGTGCGCCAGTTCTATGACCATCCCCTGTACATCTCCGCGTTGGTCGAAAAGATCGAACAGGGGCTGGCCGGTTTCGGGGACCGCTCCGGGGTGCAACTGGTGTTCTCGGCCCACGGCCTGCCGCAGTCGTTCATCGATTCCGGCGATCCGTACCTGGACCACATCCAGGCCACGGTGCGGCTGGCAATGGAACGCTTCGGCGATGTATCGCACCACCTGGCCTTTCAGTCGCGGGCAGGGCCGGTCAAATGGCTAGAGCCGTCGACCGAAGAAACCATGGCAAAGCTGGCAGGGGAGGGATGCACAAAACTTCTGATGGTGCCGCTTTCCTTCGTGTCCGATCACATCGAGACCCTCTACGAGATTGATATCCAGTACCGGGAGGAGGCCGCTGCCCTGGGAATCACCGATTTCCGCCGCAGCGAGTCGCTCAACAGCTCCCCGGCCTTCATTGCCTGTCTGGCCGAGCTGGTGCGTTCGGCCAGGTAG
- the ubiE gene encoding bifunctional demethylmenaquinone methyltransferase/2-methoxy-6-polyprenyl-1,4-benzoquinol methylase UbiE — translation MFRLSDKGEKIQQMFGAIAPRYDFLNRLLSFGIDRRWRTKAVRLLKYQQGSRILDVATGTGDVALEIARSTPSSVQITGADFCREMVELGQVKVAASPYADRIEFRVAPCEDLPFPDNTFDSITIAFGIRNVVDRRLGLAEMWRVLRPGGRMIILEFSTPRSQLFRQIYHFYFRRVLPVIGGLFSRYNAYKYLPDSVLEFPSQNEFSTMMADTGFRHIHIRDLTFGIASIYTGEKE, via the coding sequence ATGTTCAGGCTTTCCGACAAAGGCGAAAAGATTCAGCAGATGTTCGGCGCCATCGCCCCCCGTTACGATTTCCTCAACCGTCTCCTGAGCTTCGGCATCGACCGCCGCTGGCGCACCAAGGCGGTACGACTGCTCAAGTATCAACAGGGATCGCGCATTCTGGATGTCGCCACCGGCACCGGCGACGTTGCCCTTGAAATCGCCCGCTCGACCCCCTCTTCGGTACAGATCACTGGCGCCGATTTCTGCCGGGAAATGGTGGAGTTGGGGCAGGTCAAGGTGGCCGCCTCACCCTATGCGGACCGGATCGAATTCAGGGTGGCCCCCTGCGAGGACCTCCCCTTCCCGGACAACACCTTCGATTCGATTACGATCGCCTTCGGGATCAGGAACGTGGTCGACCGCCGGCTGGGACTGGCCGAGATGTGGCGGGTACTCAGGCCGGGAGGCAGAATGATCATCCTGGAATTCTCGACTCCGCGTTCGCAGCTGTTCCGCCAGATCTACCACTTCTATTTCCGCCGTGTACTGCCGGTAATCGGTGGATTGTTCTCGCGCTACAACGCCTACAAATACCTGCCGGATTCGGTGCTGGAATTTCCCAGCCAGAACGAATTCTCCACCATGATGGCGGACACCGGATTCCGCCATATCCACATCCGTGATCTCACCTTCGGCATCGCCAGCATCTATACCGGCGAAAAAGAATAG
- a CDS encoding lactate utilization protein, producing MGMTEELVNWTHEQKCQKAVESLGKNGFEALFCSSPQEAFEYIMREAADAHSIGFGGSMTVAGLGVEAHLREQGKEILNHGTPGLTPEQRLEINRRQLTCDLFLSGCNALTLSGELVNIDATGNRAAAMFFGPRKVIVVAGRNKLVAGTSQEAIDRIKDRATPPNAKRLSFNTPCARTGFCSNCNSPERLCRVTTIIDRRPRFSDVRVLVVNADLGF from the coding sequence ATGGGAATGACCGAAGAGCTGGTAAATTGGACGCACGAGCAGAAATGCCAGAAGGCGGTCGAATCACTGGGCAAGAACGGCTTTGAGGCCTTGTTCTGCTCTTCGCCGCAGGAGGCCTTCGAGTATATCATGCGTGAAGCTGCTGATGCGCACAGCATTGGCTTCGGCGGCTCCATGACCGTGGCCGGCCTGGGAGTCGAGGCGCATCTCAGGGAGCAGGGCAAGGAGATCCTCAACCATGGGACTCCCGGTTTAACGCCGGAGCAGCGGCTGGAGATCAATCGCCGCCAGCTCACCTGCGACCTGTTCCTCTCGGGGTGCAACGCCCTGACGCTTTCCGGCGAACTGGTCAATATCGACGCCACCGGCAACCGTGCGGCTGCCATGTTCTTCGGTCCGCGCAAGGTGATCGTGGTGGCGGGCCGCAACAAGCTGGTGGCCGGCACGTCGCAGGAGGCCATTGACCGCATCAAGGACCGGGCCACTCCTCCCAATGCCAAACGTCTCAGTTTCAACACTCCCTGTGCCCGCACCGGTTTCTGCAGCAACTGCAATTCTCCCGAGCGGCTGTGCCGGGTGACGACCATCATCGACCGCCGTCCCCGCTTCAGCGATGTGAGGGTGCTGGTGGTCAATGCTGATCTCGGTTTTTAG
- the plsY gene encoding glycerol-3-phosphate 1-O-acyltransferase PlsY, translating into MYDNGAQAIIWIAASYMLGSIPTGLLLGKLYGIDVRKEGSGNIGATNLYRTVGRKVGVMTLIGDCLKGLIPVLAARQFGLSAEQVAWVGLAAFCGHVFSVFLRFKGGKGVATALGVFLGLAPLAVAIALGVFVGLMLKWRYVSLGSVSAAAVMPLVVAFLGGDQPLVAVTLVIAMIVIMRHHENIKRLLAGTENRFKS; encoded by the coding sequence ATGTACGATAACGGAGCACAAGCGATCATCTGGATAGCAGCCAGCTATATGCTGGGGTCGATCCCGACCGGGCTCCTGCTGGGCAAGCTTTACGGCATCGATGTGCGCAAAGAGGGGAGCGGCAATATCGGCGCCACCAACCTCTATCGCACCGTGGGACGCAAGGTCGGGGTCATGACCCTGATCGGCGACTGCCTCAAGGGGCTGATCCCGGTGCTGGCCGCTCGTCAGTTCGGGCTTTCCGCTGAGCAGGTGGCCTGGGTCGGTCTGGCGGCTTTCTGCGGGCATGTCTTTTCGGTTTTTCTGCGCTTCAAGGGGGGAAAAGGGGTTGCTACGGCCCTGGGAGTGTTCCTGGGGCTTGCCCCCCTGGCAGTGGCGATTGCGCTGGGCGTGTTTGTGGGACTGATGCTGAAATGGCGCTACGTCTCGCTCGGCTCGGTCAGCGCGGCGGCGGTCATGCCGCTGGTGGTGGCCTTTCTGGGGGGGGATCAGCCGCTGGTTGCGGTTACGCTGGTGATCGCGATGATCGTGATCATGCGGCACCACGAAAATATAAAACGCCTGCTGGCGGGGACGGAAAATCGCTTCAAGTCATGA
- the cdaA gene encoding diadenylate cyclase CdaA — protein sequence MPSFVRLQDVADILIMTFLLYQLYSWFRRTRAMQVLLGLGVVTLIYFVTRFLGLYMTSWILQELGTVLIVLIIVVFQAEIRQALYRFSLLRHLFESREETPQARFQELAETLFILAGKRTGALVVFQRSESLADLMLNGVRLDCEISPQILEAIFVDGTPLHDGAALISSGRIAVASCHLPLSANPDLPQYLGTRHRAALGLSERTDAIVAVVSEERGEVSLAVGGELRRVASSGELAALLDELINPVREVARNSLPKQMFRNLIPKTAILLIVITFWILITSRQGQITTVTVPVRMHGIPNNLALVRSVPEEIDVQIKSLSSLTPLPSKLDIAADLDLSGVHDGQNVIRIKHSDFSLPSGMVINSINPPSIRIVAESKQRKTVPVKVRLRGALTRPLRGLDVLADPAVVEVEGPSEQIARVDAVLTEELDASQLIKGQVYRKSLLPPLKQVSILRDAPVSIRLAVRQKSIKNK from the coding sequence TTGCCATCGTTTGTACGCCTGCAGGATGTGGCTGACATCCTGATCATGACATTTCTTTTGTACCAGCTTTACTCGTGGTTTCGCCGTACCCGCGCCATGCAGGTGCTGCTCGGGTTGGGAGTGGTCACGCTGATCTACTTCGTCACCCGCTTCCTCGGGCTGTACATGACCAGTTGGATTCTGCAGGAACTGGGGACCGTGCTGATCGTCCTGATCATCGTCGTATTTCAGGCCGAGATCCGCCAGGCCCTGTATCGCTTCAGCCTTTTGCGGCATCTGTTCGAAAGCCGTGAGGAAACCCCGCAGGCCCGGTTCCAGGAGCTTGCCGAAACCCTGTTTATCCTTGCTGGCAAGCGGACCGGAGCACTTGTCGTTTTTCAGCGCAGCGAGTCCCTGGCAGACCTGATGTTGAACGGCGTGCGACTCGACTGCGAAATCTCCCCTCAGATCCTGGAAGCGATTTTCGTGGACGGCACGCCGCTGCACGATGGGGCCGCACTGATCAGCAGCGGGCGCATTGCCGTGGCTTCCTGCCATCTGCCGCTCTCCGCCAACCCTGATCTCCCTCAGTACCTGGGCACCCGTCACCGGGCCGCACTCGGGCTTTCCGAACGGACGGACGCCATAGTGGCCGTGGTGTCGGAGGAGCGCGGAGAGGTGTCGCTGGCCGTGGGAGGGGAGCTGCGCCGGGTGGCCTCTTCCGGAGAGCTGGCGGCGCTCCTGGACGAATTGATCAATCCTGTCCGCGAAGTCGCCCGCAACAGCCTGCCGAAACAGATGTTCCGGAACCTGATCCCCAAAACGGCCATCCTGCTCATCGTGATAACCTTCTGGATACTGATCACCTCCCGGCAGGGGCAGATTACGACTGTAACCGTACCGGTCAGGATGCATGGCATTCCGAACAACCTGGCCTTGGTGCGGTCGGTTCCCGAAGAAATCGATGTCCAGATCAAATCTCTCTCCAGTCTGACACCGCTCCCTTCCAAACTCGATATTGCAGCCGATCTCGATCTTTCAGGTGTTCACGACGGGCAGAACGTCATCAGGATAAAACACTCCGATTTCAGCCTTCCCTCCGGCATGGTCATCAACAGCATCAATCCGCCGTCGATCAGGATCGTCGCCGAAAGCAAGCAGCGTAAGACGGTGCCGGTCAAAGTGCGGTTGCGGGGAGCACTGACACGGCCGCTGCGTGGTCTGGATGTCTTAGCCGATCCCGCCGTGGTCGAGGTGGAGGGACCTTCGGAACAGATCGCGCGGGTCGATGCGGTCCTTACCGAGGAGCTGGATGCCAGTCAGTTGATCAAGGGGCAGGTCTACCGCAAAAGCCTGTTGCCGCCGTTGAAGCAGGTCAGCATCCTGAGAGACGCGCCGGTTTCGATACGCCTGGCTGTGCGTCAAAAGTCGATTAAAAACAAATAG
- a CDS encoding peptidylprolyl isomerase — protein sequence MFRKMLVVVAALLLSTGVALAAGATKATKNPVVLMETSQGNVKLELFEKEAPISVKNFLDYVNSGFYGGTIFHRVIAGFMIQGGGFTGDFKQKPTKAPIKNEATNGLKNQRGTLAMARTGIVDSATAQFFINVADNDFLNHRDTTMQGYGYAVFGKVLEGMDVVDKIAAVKTGFSRGMGDVPVEQVVIKSVKVLK from the coding sequence ATGTTCAGAAAGATGCTTGTGGTTGTCGCTGCCCTGCTGCTTTCAACCGGTGTCGCCCTGGCCGCCGGCGCGACCAAGGCAACTAAAAACCCGGTGGTGCTGATGGAAACTTCGCAGGGCAATGTGAAGCTGGAACTGTTCGAGAAAGAGGCGCCCATAAGCGTCAAGAACTTCCTCGACTACGTCAACAGCGGCTTTTACGGCGGTACCATTTTCCACCGCGTGATCGCCGGTTTCATGATCCAGGGGGGCGGATTCACCGGTGACTTCAAACAGAAACCGACCAAAGCCCCCATCAAGAACGAAGCAACCAATGGCCTGAAGAATCAGCGCGGCACCCTGGCCATGGCCCGTACCGGCATCGTCGATTCGGCCACGGCCCAGTTTTTCATCAATGTTGCCGACAACGATTTTCTCAACCACCGCGATACCACCATGCAGGGCTACGGCTATGCCGTGTTCGGCAAGGTGCTGGAGGGGATGGACGTCGTCGATAAAATCGCTGCCGTCAAGACCGGTTTTTCCCGGGGCATGGGGGATGTGCCGGTCGAACAGGTAGTGATAAAGTCCGTCAAGGTTTTGAAATAA
- the hypE gene encoding hydrogenase expression/formation protein HypE: MNTDLILLGHGSGGRLSHQLLDELIIPALSGTAPSAQNDAALLDGLCGRLAYTTDSFVVDPIFFPGGTIGSLAVHGTVNDLAMMGARPRFLSIGLIIEEGFSRADLATILHDMRRAADDAGVSIVTGDTKVVPRGKADKIFITSSGIGIIEHELQIHGANARPGDRIIINGTVGDHGIAVMAGREGLKVGTDISSDSAALNGLVTEIIDEAGQHLHVLRDPTRGGVATTIKEIALQSAVSVTLSEKDLPVKPGVRGVCAILGLDPLFVANEGKLLAFVAPEAADRVLARMRQHPLGTEAAIIGSVSAGEAGRVRMETSVGGLRGVEMLAGEQLPRIC; encoded by the coding sequence GTGAATACCGACCTGATCCTGCTTGGACACGGCAGCGGTGGAAGGCTCTCTCACCAACTGCTCGACGAACTGATCATTCCCGCCCTGAGCGGGACCGCCCCATCCGCACAGAATGATGCCGCCCTGCTGGATGGACTCTGCGGCCGCCTGGCCTACACCACCGACTCGTTCGTGGTCGATCCGATCTTCTTTCCCGGGGGCACGATCGGCAGCCTGGCCGTGCACGGCACCGTCAACGACCTAGCCATGATGGGGGCCAGACCGCGCTTCCTCAGCATCGGGCTGATCATCGAGGAGGGCTTCAGCAGGGCAGACCTGGCGACGATCCTGCACGACATGCGCCGTGCCGCGGATGATGCGGGGGTCAGCATCGTCACCGGCGACACCAAGGTCGTGCCGCGCGGCAAGGCTGACAAGATCTTCATTACCTCCTCCGGTATCGGTATAATAGAGCACGAGCTGCAGATCCACGGTGCCAATGCCCGGCCCGGCGACCGCATCATCATCAACGGCACGGTCGGAGACCACGGCATCGCCGTCATGGCCGGCCGCGAAGGCCTCAAAGTCGGCACGGACATCAGCAGCGATTCCGCCGCACTGAACGGGCTGGTGACAGAGATCATCGACGAGGCAGGCCAGCACCTGCACGTTCTGCGCGACCCGACGCGCGGCGGGGTAGCCACCACCATCAAAGAGATCGCCCTGCAGTCGGCCGTCTCGGTTACGCTCAGCGAAAAAGACCTGCCGGTCAAGCCGGGGGTGCGGGGGGTCTGCGCGATCCTCGGCCTCGACCCGCTGTTCGTGGCGAACGAGGGCAAACTGCTGGCCTTTGTGGCGCCCGAAGCGGCCGACCGTGTCCTGGCCCGTATGCGGCAGCATCCGCTGGGCACCGAAGCCGCCATCATCGGCAGCGTGTCGGCCGGAGAGGCCGGACGGGTACGTATGGAGACCTCCGTAGGAGGTCTGCGGGGGGTCGAGATGCTGGCAGGCGAGCAACTGCCGCGGATATGCTGA
- a CDS encoding ComF family protein yields MFGTFRDTLLDFLFPPRCHLCRTFIPQAGPLHICPACRERMPPVCHPCCSICGIPFHGFGDDHPCSDCLTHAPGFDAARSALLYEGGGRELIHAFKYHYRTHLRRPLALLAVEQLSEFVALQTPDLIVPVPLHVRRLRSRGFNQAVLLAEPLAREWGLPLKRRLMRRVRWTRPQIELDAGERRANVRGAFAVDNPSQVTGKRILLVDDVFTTGSTVDECARVLKKAGACHVTVITMARAVV; encoded by the coding sequence ATGTTCGGAACTTTCCGGGATACTTTGCTCGATTTTTTATTTCCCCCGCGCTGCCATCTGTGCCGGACATTCATTCCCCAGGCCGGGCCGCTGCACATCTGCCCGGCCTGCCGGGAAAGGATGCCACCCGTCTGCCATCCCTGCTGTTCGATCTGCGGCATTCCCTTCCATGGTTTTGGCGATGATCATCCCTGCTCAGACTGCCTGACCCATGCCCCCGGTTTCGATGCAGCCCGCTCGGCACTCCTGTACGAAGGGGGTGGCCGCGAGCTCATCCATGCCTTCAAGTACCACTACAGAACCCATCTGAGACGCCCCTTGGCATTGCTGGCTGTGGAGCAATTGTCAGAATTCGTTGCCCTTCAAACCCCTGACCTGATCGTACCGGTGCCGTTGCACGTCAGGAGGCTGCGGAGCAGAGGTTTCAATCAGGCAGTACTGCTGGCGGAGCCGCTGGCGCGTGAATGGGGACTGCCTCTGAAGCGGCGGCTCATGCGGAGGGTCCGCTGGACACGGCCGCAGATCGAGCTGGATGCCGGGGAGCGGCGTGCCAATGTCCGGGGAGCCTTTGCGGTGGACAATCCGTCCCAGGTGACGGGCAAACGGATTCTGCTGGTGGATGATGTCTTCACAACCGGCAGCACCGTAGACGAGTGCGCCAGGGTACTCAAGAAAGCCGGGGCCTGCCACGTGACGGTGATCACAATGGCGCGGGCCGTGGTGTGA
- the ybaK gene encoding Cys-tRNA(Pro) deacylase — translation MAKEKTPITPAVRQLRSEKVAFTDHLYAYEEKGGTATSARELGVDEHSVIKTLIMEDERKNPLVVLMHGDRQVSTKELARLIGTKQVSPCSPDTAQKHTGYLVGGTSPFGTRRAMPVYMEEGIAALAKIYINGGKRGYLVSLDPAELVRVLKPVPVKVGI, via the coding sequence ATGGCCAAAGAAAAAACGCCCATAACCCCTGCCGTTCGCCAGTTGCGCAGCGAAAAGGTCGCCTTTACCGACCACCTCTATGCTTACGAGGAAAAGGGGGGCACTGCCACCTCGGCCCGGGAACTGGGAGTGGACGAGCACAGCGTGATCAAGACACTGATCATGGAAGATGAACGGAAAAATCCGCTGGTTGTGCTGATGCACGGCGACCGGCAGGTTTCCACCAAGGAACTGGCGCGCCTGATCGGCACGAAACAGGTTTCCCCCTGCTCGCCGGACACGGCCCAGAAACATACCGGTTACCTGGTAGGGGGCACCTCACCCTTTGGGACCCGCCGCGCCATGCCGGTCTACATGGAAGAGGGCATCGCAGCACTCGCCAAAATCTATATCAATGGCGGCAAACGGGGCTATCTGGTCAGCCTCGACCCGGCCGAACTGGTCCGGGTATTGAAACCGGTGCCGGTCAAGGTCGGTATTTAG